One Nematostella vectensis chromosome 10, jaNemVect1.1, whole genome shotgun sequence genomic window, tgcattgccttatatggtcattgatgcccatatttagaaaagctaaagttttcccgctccctgatctacagaaaatatggtgaaaaatgctgattcctgtcaatttgagactcgcggcaAGAATTTGTCAAAAAACCTGACAGCTTGGTCAAGTTTGtatctcactaatcttgaaaagcccttagacccaggcctcccagagattgaccgagcgggtttgaaggtcacccaaatattgatatgaccatcatcatcatcatcatcaccaccatcatcatcatcaccaccatcaccaccatcaccaccaccatcaccaccaccatcaccaccaccatcaccaccaccatcaccaccaccatcaccaccaccatcaccaccaccatccccaccaccatcaccaccaccatcaccaccaccatcaccaccatcatcactatcatcatcactatcatcatcactatcatcatcactatcatcaccatcatcaccaccatcaccatcatcaccaccatcaccaccatcatcatcatcaccatcaccatcatcattagtattattatcatttttattattattttattctgtGTTATTAATTtgctttcaaatatttttactGTGCTTCGCCAAAAGGTAAGGGCTGGTCAGAACACCTCTTTAAACTCGTGCTACTATTTGCAGTGCTGATGACAAGGACGAGGGGGTCAACTTGTTTAACACCAAAGTCATCATCGCGTTTAACGGCAACAACACCTGGCGCTCACCCGCCATATACAACACCATGTGTGTCCTGGACGTCAAATACTTCCCGTTCGACGAACAGACATGTGATCTGGTCTTTGCCTCCTGGACTCGTGATATCAGTAAGCTGAACCTGGTCACCACTAGTGATACCGTGCCCAGGAGTCGCAGGGACTCCAAGCTTTTCCAGGAAAACGAGGAGTGGCGAGTGATGTTCGCGAAGATGAAGAGATATGAGGTGTGTTGTACAAAATTTGTCCCTCTGTTGGACTGTCACCTTAAAAAAGGATGGCTTCTAACTGTTTCTAATGCCTGGCACGCGCACTGTTATGATCATTTGTTCAAGTCAGAATGGTTCGACATAAAGACGTAAGCCCGACATAAAGACTTGAACATAACGACCGGCATTCCCCGCGCTCGCCCCAGAGTATGGTTTTATTCATTCAtccattttaaaatgttttctcTGTTGCTTTCTGTAGGTTATCTTTGATTGGTCCGAGATCCCCGTGGCTGACGTCACTATCTCTGTACGACTTCAGCGTCGCACATATTATTATGTCATGAACCTCATTCTCCCTTGCACTCTTATCGCTTGTACTATCTTTCTCGAATTCATTCTCCCCGCGGAGTCCGGCGAGCGCGTGGGACTGGGTATCACTATTTTGCTCTCCATGGCGGTCTTCCAAGAGTTGACTTCTGAGAAGCTTCCTTCTAGCTCTGAGCACTTTCCTTTACTGGGTAAGTAACCCTGATTGGCTCACGCGGGGTACCTGTGTAGTCTATTTATTCCTGACTTTTTGCATGCACATTCACTGTACTCCAAGAAAGTGACCATCGTAGCTGGATCATTTTGTCTTGAGAAAGGACTGGAAGGGGGAACCTCAGTAATTTGTCTTATTTGTTATGGTTAAGACGCTAATCTTTTTCATGTTCGCTTtgtataccccccccccccccccaccctcatTATGACGTGTTGTATACATTCTCTCCAGTCTTCCCGAAAAAGTCTGCCCAGATAATcgttaaacacgaggttccgctataaaagggaaagccgggctcaagaacaatcagttactggacaattgctctgagcgctaaattcaaatttcatattctaaagCAAATTAAATATCATTTCTAGACTTGTCCACCTAAAACTGTTCtatttatagtaaaataatgatatatcaagctgtgtgcgctctaaaatTAATCGCAGCGCAAGAATTATTTATGCAGATTATGGAGACAgcgcaaaatataaaattttgCACCTAAAACGTGAGTTTTTGGATAGCAAATCACTAATTTATCAATCtcttaacacaactgtcttgttacccgtgcaaaaatagttttattccaacCGTTtgaggctcagagataagcaGTTTTACAGGAGGCTTATGATTTGTGACTTAGCGTGGCAGTGatctgattataattgcaaattcgagTCCGGGGGTAGAAGGAGCTATcctttttatagcggaacctcttGTTTAATTAAGACGAGTCCCTCGTATGCCTAACACACCCACTAGCCCCACTTTCTGCTCATTTTTGCAGCAATGTACTACTCGGTGTCAATCATGGAGATTGGCACCGCGCTCGCGGCCACGTGCATCATCTTGAATTTCTACCACCGTAAGACCAAGATGCCGCCCTGGTTTCGCAAAGTGGTGCTTGTCTGGCTGGCCCCCATGGTCAAGTGTAAACCGCGCTACACAACTCGGGAAATCCTCGACGCGCAGAACGAAGAATCTGTCATGAAAATGATCGCGATCAACAAAAACTCCGACATCAAACGCAACGAAGTGTTCGAATTTGACAGGGACTCGATCGAATTTGATATGGATCTCCTGGAAAGTAATAATCAGTGTCGTGCGAACCAAAAGGACCAGTTAGCACCTAATGGCTCAGTCGCTGCGAATGGTAGTCCAAGGCGGCGCCAGCGTGGTGGGCAGGATGAGGATGATGTTTCTGTGGATCACAAGCCTTCGGATCCGATCATGGTTCACCAAATGCAGCTGTCAGACCGACTAAACGAGGAAATTCGTCGCAAGGAATGGCAAGATGCGGCTCAGGTCTTGGATCGGGTTTTACTCGTGGTGTCTATTGTCATAGGGTCCACTTCAGCGGCGGCCATTTTCCTTCAGTCTCCGAGGATACGGGAATTATTGACCCCGTGACGTCACGTATGGAACCTGTCATGACGGATTAACCACGTGAGACAATATACCTCGTGCGTCATTATGCGCATGCGTCGATTTCTATGATGTCACAGTGGCGACCGGAAAGCTAGTGGACGAGCTGAATGTCGAGAGAATTTCACTTTTAGCCTTTCTCCACTACTCGACGACATGGAAAATGTTTCCTTCTTTGGTAAAATTATTCACGGTCCCCAAGGAACATCAGTCAACTTATCAGCACTCTTGTCCAAGGGAGAGGCAAACTTTATCCTTTTATGAACAGCAAAAGATCGGTTGGGTCATTTAGTACTGAAGTATCTTACAATACAACGAGTGTCTGCCAACCTTGTGTAACTTGTCGACTCTTGGTCAGTGCGCGACTTGCTACTAGACATCGTGTATACTGAGAGTTGCACAAAAGAGTAGATAATATCAAGAGAAAATTATCTTTATCTGAAGAGGAACAATTTTAAGTTCCTAGAAATTTCTGTAGAAGCCCTGTCAACGTTTGAGTGGATTTTTACATTCGACCAGTTTATTGGAGTTTTATCGACTACTGGTTTGTCTCCGTCAGGTGGTTATTTCATAATCAGTTATAAAGGGCCGTTCACTAATAATACTTAGCATATTggaataggggacttgcgctaagagatcacgtgattttcttgggtggcaaactagcacGCGCTCAGGCTTATAGCccaaaaacagcaacaaaaagctaTTTGGCCCTTACGAATAAAGCCAGGAGGTATTTCTTTTcgaaagggcttattttcatttaaagatttcattttttttattttgtctttttgtgttgtgaaATTGCAGCCAAAAAGTCGAGGTGATGTTTTAGCGCAAATCCACTATTCCTGTAAAACACCCTTGAATTAAGGGTGAAAACAGGGCGGGTCACTCAAATCATTCTGACATGTTAGATGGCATAGCCTTACCGATTTAAAGGATAGTCTCAGAgtagcctcgtccccaggctacCCTCGGTCCAGCTGAATTGagatccaaaatggcggacgctCTTTAGTCGAGGTCATGAAAAGGGGCCGCGTAGCTAAAGAGGCCTAGGGACGAGGCTCAGCCTACCACCCAATTGGATCTATTGTcgtcgtaaaaaaaaattaaactgaAATAACGGGAAAAGACTTTGTCCACCGTACACCAGTTATACGTTGCTCCTTTGATATCATGGTGGTTTTACAGaatttattatacatttttCGGGAAGAGTTGAATTGATAGCACTTTGACTACACGGTCGGCTAGAACGCCGCAATGATAGCGACAATGTTGTTACTGTTAGCACGGGACACTTCATCATTTCCAAGGAGGCGTTAATGccgatttagacagcacgatttagtcgtatgcgatcTGCCTACGGtatgtcttagccctgaattacacactacgactttcgtagtcgagcatcgtagcggagtcgtaggctgatttacactctacgactcgagCTGTCGCATATAACTTGATCGTGCTGTGTACAGTGACCATAAATCAGCCTTCAGGACTCCAATCTATCAGGCCTTAACTGAATACTCGACATGTCTATTACGCACGTTTAAACACGTCATACCGCCTACTGATGTTACCCAAATAAAACTCTCTTAAAGCAGGTTCATGAAATCTCTACAAACTATGTCATGTTCATGATCTTCATGATCAAAAATCAATCTGCCCTTTCCCGAAAAAGATTTAAAGAATCGCATTCACGCACAACAGTCAATTATTTTCTCTCCATTTCCTACAATCTTCCATACACTATACTTCCATATACAAATACGGATGGGATCGTGCATAGAGAGGTCTGTAGGGGATTGTGGGTGAAGAGGTCTGTAGGGGATCGTGCATAGAGAGGGTTGAAGGGGATcgatcccctaaaaccctctCTTACACGATCCCCTAGAACCCTCTTCACCCATGATCCCCTAGAACCCTCTTCACCCATGATCCCCTAGAACCCTCTTCACCCATGATCCCCTATAACCCTCTTCACCAATGATCCCCTATAACCCTCTTCACCCATGATCCCCTATAACCCTCTTCACCCATGATCCCCTATAACCCTCTTGATGCACGACCCCTTACAACCCCTTTCACCCAAGATCCCCTATAACACTCTTCACTCATTATCCTCTATAACCCTCTTTATGCACGACTCCTTACAACTCTATCCATAACCATCCCGTACACCCTCACCCACGCACGATCCCTATACCTAATCCACGCACGATCACCTACAAGTAACGTCATTCTGCACGCGCAAATTACAGTGGATATTAAGGTGGGATAATTTCTACTACATAAGAGACAAAACAATGCAATAAACAAAAGGGAAGGTCCAACCGAACACGGCCTCCCATAAGCGGGGCACCACCCTTAGTAAGTCGGTTATTCAAAGTAGTGGTTCATGTGGGAAACTTGTAAGGGGTAAGCGAAAGATCAGAGATTGTTTCAGGCCCTAATGTTCCAAGGCTGCAGGTGAAGCCGGAGTTGAACATAATTTATACATAATTTATACTGGACAGAATTGTGTGTCTAGTGACACAAGCAAGCCACGCTTAGAacccagggggggaggggcatcATTAACCGATATAGGTAGGTGTACAAGCGAATACAACGCTTTCTACGTATATTATAATACATAGCCGCGATAAATAGCTCCTTGTTAGCTTTGTTCTCTACGACCGGGGAGAGTTAGGGCGTCACTACCAACTGGAAGCAGTACTTTTAGCTTAAAAAAGGGAAGAAATATATGGGGCGAATCTATTTAGAATAGATTTCCAATCGCCCTATTTCAAATCGACGCCATTACCCTTACAGGAGATCTAGCCGGGCTAGATCATTTGTCGCACACACTTTTCCGTGGCGTCGCTTCCGGTGCCATGCAGCTTTTGTGCACCGATTCCTGCTATAGAAAAACCAGAGAACACCCGCAAACGCAAACGCAAAATAATACAAGGGGGAGTACACTTTATGGTAAATTAAGCACTACCTATTAATAGACTCCAGAAACGCTCCAATACTTTTTATCCATTTTCGCAATCTCTTTTTTACACTTCTCTGCTCTATTTTAATACTCTCTGTACAAAGGACATGTTTGAAATCATCTCCTGTCCGCAGAGGAATTGGGGGCTAAGGAGGGGTACAAATTACAAATACGAAGTcgacaataaaataaaatattacgTATTATCCTTTCTCATAAACCTTTTCTCCTTATCCAAAAGCTTGTTGAATATGCCTATGGTTTACTTTGCGGTATGGTATGGCCTGCATGAATAGCCACCAAATGGTTCTTTGCGCACGCTTGCGAGTATGCGAGCATCCCATTTGGTTTTGGGGAAAAATGAGGAACGAGCACAGTGAATTTCTTTTTGCCGAATATCAATACATGTTTCAGAAATGCCTCTTACAATGATTCAAAGATAAGAATAATATTCATCTCGCTGATTTCTCTTTGCTTCAGACAtttacaacaataaaaaaaatatcttcttGTAGCATTTTCCATATATTTGCATGCTATAAAGCCTTACAAAACAACTGTTTTTATGCGCATCAAACAACATCTCAGCTGGGAATCGCACCCAGTCCTCACGACCTCACGGTCGCACATGCTCTATCACACCACTGAGGTTTTCAGTTGTTTAGATGCGAGGAAATAAGCCACCGGTTGGATAAGATGCTTGTTATTTATAGATTCCGTGTCAATTTATTGATGCTTCAAATCAAGAAAGACTGTAATAGAATTAAACAATCCgaaaaattgtaaaatatCCAACCAGGGTAAAAACCTCGCAATTTGGTCCAGTTCGATTCTGGTACAAAGCCAAATGAAATGATAGCAATCACAATCCACTCGCTAAACGAGTTAATTTAAAAAGGTAATTCGATAGTTATTCGAAAGCAGTATTTGCATCTTTAGTTTTGCATTAAAGACAAAGCTTTCAAGGAACTGGAGCACCACCGACTATTTCAATATTGAAGTGCAGGCTGTTTGTAAGCAGATGGACAAATTATAGTAGGACAGGATACTCCTGACCACGTAATTAGAGGACTGAAACCCAAATACAAATCCATATTAGTAGAAAAGAGTGTTCCTAAAACAAATGAAAGTCAGTTTAACAGGGTGTTCCTAAAACCCCAAGACAAATCAAGGTAAGTATAACATGGTGTTCCTAAAACCCTAAGACAGGTCAGAGTTAGTAGATCATGGTGTTCCTAAAACCCCAAGACAAATCAAGGTAAGTATAACATGGTGTTCTTAAAACCCAAAGACAAATCAGAGTTAGTAGATCATGGTGTTTCTAAAACCCTAAGACAGGTCAGAGTTAGAAGAACATGGTGTTCCTAAAACCCAAAGACAAATCAGAGTTAGTAGAACATGGTGTTCCTAAAACCCAAAGACAAATTAAAGTTAGAAGAACAAGGTGTTCCTAAAACCCAGACAAGTCAAAGTTAGTAGATCATGGTGTTCCTAAAACCCAAAGACAAAAAATCAAGGTTAGTAGATCATGGTGTTTCTAAAACCCCAAGACAGGTCAGATTTAGTAGAACATGGCGCGCATTCCTGTAACCCAAAGACAAGTCAGAGTTAGTAGATCATGGTGTGCCTAAGACCCCACGACAGGTCAGAGTTAGTAGATCATGGTGTTTCTAAAACCTCAAGACAGGTCAGAGTTAGTAGAACATGGCGCGCATTCCTGTAACCCAAAGACAAGCGTGAGTTAGTAGATCATGGTGTTCCTAAAACCCCAAGACAGGTCAGATTTAGTAGAACATGGCGCGCATTCCTGTAACCCAACGACAAGTCAGAGTTAGTAGATCATGATGTTCCTAAAACTCAAAGGCAAGTCAGAGTTAGTAGATCATGGTGTTCCTAAAACCCAAAGACAGGTCAGACTTAGTAGAACATGGCACGCATTCCTTTAACCCAAGGACAAATCAGAGTTAGTAGATCATGGTGTTTCTAAAACCCAAAGACAAGTCAGAGTTAGTAGAACATGGTGTTCCAAGACCCCAAGACAAGTCAAAGTTAGTAGAACATGGTGTTTCTAAAACCCCAAGACAGGTCAGATTTAGTAGAACATGGTGTTCCAAGACCCCAAGACAAATCAAAGTTAGAAAAACATGGTGTTCCTAAAACCCCAAGACAAATCAAAGTTAGTAGAACATGGTGTTTTTAAAACCGCAGCCAAATAATATCGTCAGTGATGGCAATTTAATGCCAAATAAGAGTTTCCACAATTAGAGAAGAAAGATGCATGACTGGTGTCTTAGCATGCTAAGTAGTGACATTAAGTGCAATATGCTTTTATTGTTGAAATTTGAAGAGAACTGACATTTACAGAAAGAAGGTAGCCTAAAGCCACTTTTCATAAACCCCAAAACAAATCAGATTTAGTAGATCATGCTGTTCCTAAAACCTCAAGACAAATCAAAGTTAGTAGAACATGGTGTTCCTAAAACCCAAAGACAAGTCAGAGTTAGAACATGGTGTTCCTAAAACCCCAAGACAAGTCAAAGTTAGAAAAACTTGATGTTCCTAAAACCCCAAGACAAATCAAAGTTAGTAGATCATGGTGTGCCTAAAACCCAAAGACAAGTCAAAGTTAGAAAAACTTGATGTTCCTAAAACCCCAAGACAAATCAAAGTTAGTAGATCATGGTGTTCCTAAAACACAAAGACAAGTCAGAGTTAGTAGATCATGGTGTTCCTAAAACCCCAAGACAAAAAATCAAGGTTAGTAGATCATGGTGTTTCTAAAACCCCAAGACAAAAAATCAAGGTTAGTAGAACATGGCGTTCCTAAAACCAAAAGACAAGTCAGAGTTAGTAGAACATGGTGTTCCTAAAACCCCAAGACAAATCAAAGTTAGTAGATCATGGTGTTTTTAAAACTCCACGACAGGTCAGAGTTAGTAGATCATGGTGTTCCTAAAACCCCACGACAGGTCAGAGTTAGTAGATCATGGTGTTCCTAAAACTCCACGACAGGTCAGAGTTTAAGTAGAACATGGCGCGCATTCCTGTAACCCAGAGACAAGTCAGAGTTAGTATTTCATGATGTTCTTAAAACCCCAAGACAAATCAAAGTTAGTAGATCATGGTGTTCCTAAAACCCCAAGACAAATCAAAGTTAGTAGAACATGGCGTTTCTAAAACCCCAGCCAAATAATATCGTCAGTGATGGCAATTTAATGCCAAATAAGAGTTTCCACAATTAGAGAAGAAAGATGCATGACTGGTGTCTTAGCATGCTAAGTTGTGACATAAGTCCAATATGCTTTTATTGTTGAAATTTGAAGAGAACTGACATTTACAGAAAGAAGGTAGCCTAAAGCCACTTTTCATACAACACTTAGGGAGGGCCATAAGCTTTGTATTGCAAAATGCAATTACAAGAAACAAGAGAGCTACAGTTTAAAGAAATACGAGATTAACGATGGAACATGGATATTGAAAGAGTAAGTCCAAGACCTCAGATAAGCCATCAGTGCAAAGCAAAGGTCAGCGAATCAATAGATTGACTCGAGGTGAAAGCCACAGTTCTATAATAGATCCTAGGCTATACGCTTGGACATGAACCAAGCGTATAGCCCACAAAGATATAGCCCCCATGATGCCGCATTTATATTGTAGTCTGTTTAAAGGCCTTTTTCCACCGTAGATTCAAAATCAATCCTTGGTCAATAACTGTTACTTTCTATAAAATTGCACCTGAAGTTGATTAGAATAAACTACAAGCACAAAACTCATCCAAAATCGTTCTTGCTAACTTAGCAGATTTCAGGCACATTCAGAGAGCGAGTCAGTCCAATAGTACAATGATCCATACAAATGTGATTTCTCATATGGCATTCTTCCTTTTATCATTCTCTTCCTATCATTTGCTTCGTTAACTTCGAACGGAGTTAAATTCTGCAAAGCgacctaatttttcttgtcttttcaACCTTCGTCTAATTTGTAATGAGCTACGGTACTAATATTTTTCTACCTACTGAATGTTATGCATTTTCTACAAAATCGTTTACCGTACCAGAGTTAACAATGTATTCCCTTTGATTATGTGAAGTGAATACTACGAGTTTTTCTAGTTACTTACTGGTGTAGACTCGATGTTTAGTATTACTTCCTGATGGGCTTTGTTTGCAACTCCGATAATCACGGCTTATTGAAGTATTActgaaaaaaagcaaatgtTATACTGCACGCGAAGAGGTCATATTGATGGACAACCTTTATGCACGTGTTAGATTTGCCTGCCCGAACTTGCGTCTTATATTCTCTAGACGATTACCAGACGATGCGATAGATGGTCTGCGCGGAGATGCGTCTTACATTCTCATGACGATTACCAGACGATGCGATAGATGGTCTACGCGGAGTTGCTTCTTACATTTTCGTGACGATTACCAGACGATGCGATAGATGGTCTGCGCGGAGATGACTTTACATTTTCAAGACGATTACCAAACGATGCATTAAATGGTCTGCGCAAAGTTGCGTCTTACATTTTCGAGACTATTTCCAGACGATCCATTAGATGGTCTGCGCGGAGATGCGTCTTACATTTTCGTGACGATTACCAGACGATTCGTTAGATGGTATGCGCGGAGTTGCTTCTTACATTCTCGTGACGATTACCAGACGATGCATTAGATGGTCTGCGCGGAGTTGCGTCTTACATCCTATTGACGATACCAGAAGATGCGATGGTCTGCGCGGAGTTGCGTTATACATTGTCGTGACGATTACCAGACGATTCGTTTGATGGTCTGCGCGGAGTTGCTTCTTACATTTTCGTGACGATTACCAGACGATGCATTAGATGGTTTGCGCGGAGATGCGTCTTACATTTTCGAGACTATTACCAGACGATGCATTAGATGGTCTGCTAGGAGATATGTCTTACATTTTTGTGACGATCACCAGACGATGCGATAGATGGTCTGCGCGAAGTTACGTCTTACATACTCTTGACGATTATCAGAAGACGCGATAGATGGTCTGCGCGGAGTTGCGTCTTACATTGTAGTGACGATTACCAAACGATGCGTTAGATGGTTTGCGCGGAGCTACGTCTTACATTTTCGAGACTATTACCAGACGATTCGTTAGATGGTTTGCGCGGAGATGCGTCTTACATTTTCGAGACTATTACCAGACGATGCATTAGATGGTTTGCGCGGAGATGCGTCTTACATTTTCGTGAAGATTACCAGACGATGCGTTAGATGGTTTGCGCGGAGCTACGTCTTACATTTTCGAGACTATTACCAGACGATTCGTTAAATGGTTTGCGCGGAGATGCGTCTTACATTTTCGAGACTATTACCAGACGATGCGTTAGATGGTTTGCGCGGAGATGCGTCTTACATTCTCGCGACGATTTCCAGACGATCCATTAGATGGTCTGCGCGGAGATGCGTTTTACATTTTCGAGACGATTACCAGACGATGCGATAGATGGTCTGCGCGGGGTTGCTTCTTACATTTTCGTGACGATTACCAGATGATGCATTAGATGGTTTGCGCTGAGATGCGCCTTACATTTTCGAGACTATTTCCAGACGATCCATTAGATGGTCTGCGCGGAGATGCGTCTTACATTTTCGTGACGATTACCAGACGATTCGTTAGATGGTATGCGCGGAGTTGCTTCTTACATTCTCGTGACGATTACCAGACGATGCATTAGATGGTCTGCGCGGAGTTGCGTCTTACATCCTCTTGACGATACCAGAAGGTGCGATGGTCTGCGCGGAGTTGCGTTATACATTGTCGTGACGATTACCAGACGATTCGTTAGATGGTCTGCGCGGAGTTGCTTCTTACATTTTCGTGACGATTACCAGACGATGCATTAGATGGTTTGCGCGGAGATGCGTCTTACATTTTCGAGACTATTACCAGACGATGCATTAGATGGTCTGCTAGGAGATATGTCTTACATTTTTGTGACGATCACCAGACGATGCGATAGATGGTCTGCGCGGGGTTGCTTCTTACATTTTCGTGACGATTACCAGATGATGCATTAGATGGTCTGCGCGGAGTTGCGTCAAATTATGCTTGATGATTTTCAGACGATGCGATAGTTGGTCTGCGAAACTGCGTTTTACATTCTCGTGACGATTACCAAAGGATGCATTAGATGGTCTGCGCGGAGTTGCGTCTTACATTTTCGTGACGATTACCAGCCGTCTCTTATGAAGTTCCACACAAAGGCCTGAAATGAAATTGAATCAAATGtcagataaacaaaaaaaagctttgTCGGCATACTCACTACTCAGTGATGATGCTTGATGGTGAGTGAATAAGGTCTGCGCGGAGCATCTCGTGGCTTGTTACCAAAGGATGAGTTAGATGGTTTCCCCTGTTTTGATATTTCTGTGACAGTCTTTACAATGCTTAGCGGATTCCTTAGATGAATTCGGGAAATTGAACAAGACCTGGGACACATGCAACAAAAGAGaaattttatcaaaattaGCAGAACGCGAAAACGAGACTATATCACACAGagtatttttcataaatagTCAGTAACTATTTTATGTCAGTAGTTATGTTTGGAAACAGATGTTAggataggggggggggggaacagCCAAGCGACACCAtgaaattgttgtttttcatAAGAACGGTTAGCTTTGGCCTGAAACGAAAGAAAGAGTTGTTAGTACAATATGGAGAAAAAGCCTCAGCACCCAGAGCATATTTCACATCAAC contains:
- the LOC5522023 gene encoding neuronal acetylcholine receptor subunit alpha-7 isoform X1; translated protein: MTQVKIQTAEVLLSQTMRAILVFVVLVVGPSLAQHSNMPSYTRELTGNETDEERLFRFLFQGYKERRLVTPLRNRSEPITVVFSAHLLGLAKVNEKEQSIKTHLWIKEEWYNPFLMWNPEEFGNITEIIVPANMIWVPDIILYNKYVPSQRIYPNNGADDKDEGVNLFNTKVIIAFNGNNTWRSPAIYNTMCVLDVKYFPFDEQTCDLVFASWTRDISKLNLVTTSDTVPRSRRDSKLFQENEEWRVMFAKMKRYEVIFDWSEIPVADVTISVRLQRRTYYYVMNLILPCTLIACTIFLEFILPAESGERVGLGITILLSMAVFQELTSEKLPSSSEHFPLLAMYYSVSIMEIGTALAATCIILNFYHRKTKMPPWFRKVVLVWLAPMVKCKPRYTTREILDAQNEESVMKMIAINKNSDIKRNEVFEFDRDSIEFDMDLLESNNQCRANQKDQLAPNGSVAANGSPRRRQRGGQDEDDVSVDHKPSDPIMVHQMQLSDRLNEEIRRKEWQDAAQVLDRVLLVVSIVIGSTSAAAIFLQSPRIRELLTP
- the LOC5522023 gene encoding neuronal acetylcholine receptor subunit alpha-7 isoform X2, coding for MTQVKIQTAEVLLSQTMRAILVFVVLVVGPSLAQHSNMPSYTRELTGNETDEERLFRFLFQGYKERRLVTPLRNRSEPITVVFSAHLLGLAKVNEKEQSIKTHLWIKEEWYNPFLMWNPEEFGNITEIIVPANMIWVPDIILYNNADDKDEGVNLFNTKVIIAFNGNNTWRSPAIYNTMCVLDVKYFPFDEQTCDLVFASWTRDISKLNLVTTSDTVPRSRRDSKLFQENEEWRVMFAKMKRYEVIFDWSEIPVADVTISVRLQRRTYYYVMNLILPCTLIACTIFLEFILPAESGERVGLGITILLSMAVFQELTSEKLPSSSEHFPLLAMYYSVSIMEIGTALAATCIILNFYHRKTKMPPWFRKVVLVWLAPMVKCKPRYTTREILDAQNEESVMKMIAINKNSDIKRNEVFEFDRDSIEFDMDLLESNNQCRANQKDQLAPNGSVAANGSPRRRQRGGQDEDDVSVDHKPSDPIMVHQMQLSDRLNEEIRRKEWQDAAQVLDRVLLVVSIVIGSTSAAAIFLQSPRIRELLTP
- the LOC5522023 gene encoding neuronal acetylcholine receptor subunit alpha-7 isoform X3 — encoded protein: MRAILVFVVLVVGPSLAQHSNMPSYTRELTGNETDEERLFRFLFQGYKERRLVTPLRNRSEPITVVFSAHLLGLAKVNEKEQSIKTHLWIKEEWYNPFLMWNPEEFGNITEIIVPANMIWVPDIILYNKYVPSQRIYPNNGADDKDEGVNLFNTKVIIAFNGNNTWRSPAIYNTMCVLDVKYFPFDEQTCDLVFASWTRDISKLNLVTTSDTVPRSRRDSKLFQENEEWRVMFAKMKRYEVIFDWSEIPVADVTISVRLQRRTYYYVMNLILPCTLIACTIFLEFILPAESGERVGLGITILLSMAVFQELTSEKLPSSSEHFPLLAMYYSVSIMEIGTALAATCIILNFYHRKTKMPPWFRKVVLVWLAPMVKCKPRYTTREILDAQNEESVMKMIAINKNSDIKRNEVFEFDRDSIEFDMDLLESNNQCRANQKDQLAPNGSVAANGSPRRRQRGGQDEDDVSVDHKPSDPIMVHQMQLSDRLNEEIRRKEWQDAAQVLDRVLLVVSIVIGSTSAAAIFLQSPRIRELLTP
- the LOC5522023 gene encoding neuronal acetylcholine receptor subunit alpha-7 isoform X4; translated protein: MSAHKEWYNPFLMWNPEEFGNITEIIVPANMIWVPDIILYNKYVPSQRIYPNNGADDKDEGVNLFNTKVIIAFNGNNTWRSPAIYNTMCVLDVKYFPFDEQTCDLVFASWTRDISKLNLVTTSDTVPRSRRDSKLFQENEEWRVMFAKMKRYEVIFDWSEIPVADVTISVRLQRRTYYYVMNLILPCTLIACTIFLEFILPAESGERVGLGITILLSMAVFQELTSEKLPSSSEHFPLLAMYYSVSIMEIGTALAATCIILNFYHRKTKMPPWFRKVVLVWLAPMVKCKPRYTTREILDAQNEESVMKMIAINKNSDIKRNEVFEFDRDSIEFDMDLLESNNQCRANQKDQLAPNGSVAANGSPRRRQRGGQDEDDVSVDHKPSDPIMVHQMQLSDRLNEEIRRKEWQDAAQVLDRVLLVVSIVIGSTSAAAIFLQSPRIRELLTP
- the LOC5522023 gene encoding neuronal acetylcholine receptor subunit alpha-7 isoform X5 — its product is MSAHKEWYNPFLMWNPEEFGNITEIIVPANMIWVPDIILYNNADDKDEGVNLFNTKVIIAFNGNNTWRSPAIYNTMCVLDVKYFPFDEQTCDLVFASWTRDISKLNLVTTSDTVPRSRRDSKLFQENEEWRVMFAKMKRYEVIFDWSEIPVADVTISVRLQRRTYYYVMNLILPCTLIACTIFLEFILPAESGERVGLGITILLSMAVFQELTSEKLPSSSEHFPLLAMYYSVSIMEIGTALAATCIILNFYHRKTKMPPWFRKVVLVWLAPMVKCKPRYTTREILDAQNEESVMKMIAINKNSDIKRNEVFEFDRDSIEFDMDLLESNNQCRANQKDQLAPNGSVAANGSPRRRQRGGQDEDDVSVDHKPSDPIMVHQMQLSDRLNEEIRRKEWQDAAQVLDRVLLVVSIVIGSTSAAAIFLQSPRIRELLTP